A region from the Leptolyngbya sp. 'hensonii' genome encodes:
- a CDS encoding tetratricopeptide repeat protein: protein MKGLSLLMATIALVPLVLPEIALSRPGLQTIPAPSLNQQLNIKVNNGTRGFDREEADRLLRLGGQQQLQGDYEAAIATWFKAMDLYRRLGDVEAMGITYDYIGIAYATMGRTYEAEDTLRRRLAIARDNRDTKGEIFALNNMGTMLLRRGNVPEAQKTFTTAYVLATQVNSPQGTGLSLSNLAVASAGQGDYVRAIQQYQTALALRREIDDKAGQVNTLNGLAAAYRMIGRYPDAISTYRMALDMARQSEDGLNQFRAIDGLIAIYQTTQKPDQAFLWLDQRLTLSRAVNSPRQELETLKTLASLYRATGNLPVARSTYQQALVVARTVQDTEAQNTILSQLNQINLLLGLRQ from the coding sequence ATGAAGGGTTTAAGTTTACTGATGGCTACGATCGCCTTGGTGCCGCTGGTCTTGCCTGAAATTGCGCTCAGTCGTCCAGGGCTGCAGACCATTCCTGCTCCATCGCTCAATCAGCAACTGAATATTAAGGTTAATAATGGGACCCGTGGCTTTGATCGGGAGGAAGCCGATCGCTTACTGCGATTGGGGGGGCAGCAGCAACTCCAAGGGGACTATGAGGCTGCGATAGCAACCTGGTTCAAAGCGATGGACCTCTATCGTCGGCTGGGTGATGTCGAGGCAATGGGGATTACCTATGACTATATTGGGATTGCCTATGCCACCATGGGTCGCACCTACGAGGCTGAAGATACGCTCCGTCGCCGTCTGGCGATCGCCCGGGATAATCGAGATACGAAAGGGGAGATTTTCGCCCTGAATAATATGGGCACGATGCTTCTGCGGCGGGGCAATGTGCCAGAAGCTCAAAAGACCTTTACGACCGCATACGTTCTCGCTACCCAGGTTAACAGTCCTCAGGGAACGGGGCTTTCTCTCAGTAACCTGGCAGTTGCGTCAGCCGGTCAGGGAGACTATGTTCGGGCTATCCAGCAGTACCAGACGGCCCTAGCTCTGCGGCGCGAAATCGATGACAAGGCAGGGCAGGTGAATACCCTGAATGGTCTGGCAGCAGCCTATCGGATGATTGGCCGCTATCCAGATGCAATCTCCACCTATCGGATGGCCCTGGACATGGCCAGACAGTCCGAAGATGGGCTCAATCAATTTCGGGCGATCGATGGGCTGATTGCGATCTATCAGACCACGCAAAAGCCTGATCAGGCTTTTCTCTGGCTGGATCAACGCCTCACCCTGTCCCGGGCAGTCAATAGCCCCCGACAGGAGTTAGAAACCTTAAAGACTCTCGCGAGTCTGTATCGTGCTACCGGTAATCTCCCAGTCGCCCGCAGCACCTATCAGCAGGCTCTGGTTGTGGCCCGCACCGTTCAGGATACCGAAGCTCAGAACACTATTCTCAGTCAGTTGAATCAAATTAACCTGTTGCTGGGTTTACGACAGTAG
- the trxA gene encoding thioredoxin, whose amino-acid sequence MATKKEFSSFQDMLTESSQPLLVDFYAPWCGPCQMMAKILEQVHAQMKDRLQIVKINTDHYPDIATQYQVQALPTLVLFKAGRPVDRIEGVLPLDQLMQRLQGHV is encoded by the coding sequence ATGGCAACTAAGAAAGAGTTCAGTAGTTTCCAGGATATGTTGACGGAAAGTAGTCAGCCGTTGCTGGTAGATTTTTATGCTCCCTGGTGTGGCCCCTGCCAGATGATGGCAAAAATCCTGGAGCAGGTTCATGCTCAGATGAAAGACCGTCTCCAAATTGTGAAGATCAATACGGATCACTATCCTGATATTGCCACCCAATATCAGGTTCAGGCGTTGCCGACCCTGGTGTTGTTTAAGGCAGGACGACCGGTCGATCGCATTGAAGGGGTGCTGCCTCTGGATCAACTGATGCAGCGTCTTCAAGGGCATGTCTAA
- a CDS encoding glyoxalase-like domain protein translates to MILLPSLPIASFLPSLPLDSILSTQGVMVMLLAAYAVAMWLFLTSAPKVYTIMVTDLEVARQIYEGLLRLPAAEVPLHYYYNYDQTLGAAGAVDPLYLSPSMVGSGGAATRTVKGSDGLWYQLKKNTQLHVISGASFGEKNRHRHVCFERACLDLLLMRIQTRGIKHKIRREKPLNFLLKDLDSRVIEMAEVAN, encoded by the coding sequence ATGATTTTGTTGCCTTCTCTCCCCATCGCTTCCTTCTTACCCTCTCTTCCTCTGGATAGTATCCTGTCCACCCAGGGTGTCATGGTTATGTTGCTGGCAGCTTATGCTGTCGCAATGTGGCTGTTTCTGACCAGCGCACCGAAGGTTTACACCATCATGGTGACGGATCTGGAAGTAGCCCGTCAGATCTATGAGGGGTTATTAAGACTCCCCGCTGCCGAAGTCCCACTGCACTACTACTACAATTACGATCAGACTCTGGGAGCAGCGGGTGCCGTTGATCCCCTCTATCTGTCCCCTTCCATGGTCGGTTCTGGTGGTGCGGCAACTCGAACAGTTAAGGGATCAGATGGGCTGTGGTATCAGCTCAAGAAAAACACCCAACTTCATGTGATTTCGGGAGCCAGTTTCGGCGAAAAGAACCGCCATCGACATGTTTGCTTTGAACGGGCCTGTTTGGACCTATTGCTGATGCGAATCCAGACCCGAGGAATCAAGCACAAAATTCGGCGAGAAAAACCACTCAATTTTCTGCTTAAGGATCTGGATAGTCGGGTGATTGAGATGGCTGAGGTGGCGAATTAA
- a CDS encoding glycosyltransferase family 2 protein: MFSIYILTYNEEIDIAACIESAMLSDDVIVIDSLSSDRTVEIAKRYPIRVVQHAFESHGRQRTWMLQEVPPKHEWVYILEADERITPELFQEGLQAIQSSEYVGYYVAERVMFMGHWIRYSTQYPRYQMRLFRHGKVWFSDYGHTEREVCDGPTSFLKETYPHYTCSKGLSRWIDKHNRYSSDEAVETVRQLEHGQINWQDLFLGKTEVDRRRALKDLSLRLPLRPVVRFLYMYFVLGGILDGGPGFAWCTLQTFYEYLILLKVWELKHMPTPQIPEPEASEPTSNPPPPVSSVS, from the coding sequence ATGTTCTCAATTTATATCCTGACCTACAACGAAGAAATCGATATCGCTGCCTGTATCGAATCGGCCATGCTGTCAGATGATGTCATCGTGATTGACTCTCTCAGCAGCGATCGCACCGTCGAAATTGCTAAACGCTATCCGATTCGCGTGGTGCAACACGCCTTCGAAAGCCATGGTCGGCAACGGACTTGGATGCTGCAGGAAGTTCCCCCCAAACATGAGTGGGTGTATATCCTGGAAGCGGATGAACGGATCACCCCTGAACTCTTTCAAGAAGGGCTGCAAGCCATCCAGAGCAGCGAGTATGTGGGGTATTATGTAGCGGAACGGGTGATGTTCATGGGGCACTGGATTCGCTACAGTACTCAATATCCCCGCTATCAGATGCGTCTGTTCCGCCATGGTAAGGTCTGGTTCTCTGACTATGGCCACACAGAGCGGGAAGTCTGCGACGGCCCCACCTCTTTTCTGAAAGAAACCTACCCCCACTACACCTGCAGTAAGGGACTGAGCCGCTGGATTGACAAGCATAACCGCTACTCCAGCGATGAAGCGGTAGAAACCGTTCGCCAATTAGAACATGGTCAGATCAACTGGCAGGATCTCTTTCTGGGAAAGACCGAAGTGGATCGACGCAGGGCACTTAAAGATTTATCTCTGCGTTTACCCTTGAGACCGGTTGTGCGCTTCTTATACATGTATTTTGTATTGGGTGGCATCCTGGATGGGGGGCCGGGTTTTGCCTGGTGTACCTTGCAAACTTTCTACGAATATCTCATCCTACTCAAAGTCTGGGAATTGAAGCACATGCCCACACCCCAAATCCCAGAACCTGAGGCTTCCGAACCGACCTCCAATCCACCGCCTCCCGTCAGCTCGGTTTCCTAG
- a CDS encoding GNAT family N-acetyltransferase codes for MEIRDAIEADLPAIVEIYNATIPGCMVTGDMEPVSVESRIAWFYQHEPAQRPLWVVEVDGTVAGWLGFQSFYGRPAYQVTAEISLYVAEAYRRQGLGRLLLEQAIAKSPGLGLTTLLGFVFGHNKPSLKLFQSLGFERWGYLPKIAVLNGVERDLVIMGYRVNSPPQPSQSPDYPDP; via the coding sequence ATGGAAATTCGTGATGCGATTGAAGCCGACTTACCGGCGATCGTTGAGATTTACAATGCGACTATTCCAGGTTGCATGGTGACTGGGGACATGGAGCCCGTGTCTGTGGAAAGTCGCATCGCCTGGTTTTATCAGCATGAACCAGCACAGCGCCCCCTCTGGGTGGTCGAAGTGGACGGAACCGTTGCGGGCTGGCTGGGTTTTCAATCCTTTTACGGTAGACCGGCTTACCAGGTCACTGCGGAAATTAGCCTCTATGTTGCTGAAGCCTATCGCCGCCAGGGTTTGGGGCGTCTACTTCTGGAGCAAGCGATCGCTAAAAGTCCTGGCCTGGGGTTGACAACCCTATTGGGCTTTGTCTTTGGACACAATAAGCCCAGCCTGAAGCTTTTTCAGAGTCTGGGCTTTGAACGTTGGGGCTATTTACCGAAAATTGCTGTTCTGAATGGGGTGGAACGAGATCTGGTAATTATGGGCTATCGGGTTAATTCGCCACCTCAGCCATCTCAATCACCCGACTATCCAGATCCTTAA
- a CDS encoding glycosyltransferase family 39 protein, producing the protein MEQIYKWLSDRTHQALLSVLAGGLLFRIVSACYLYPGFDEAYYYVYTLYPNLSYFDHPLLVALTTGLGVWLTGAVNQFTIRIGTLGLYTGSLILVYLTGARLFSRQAGFLAVVLTSIIPFFVVGFGILTLPDSPLMFFWTAALYVAAIEFFPQAGLADAPPPYRPSYRLALLGMLVGLACLGKYHGFILGVSLIGFCLTSPRHRIVFWSPWTGASLGLFGLTLAPLVQWNAQHDWISFTFQSARTVPSDRGFNLLDVLLVFLMYVAYLFPTIGFPLWWASWKALWSKRLRSVTGELGQKQDLLLWISLPLMVGFTLMGGYKQVLPSWPMPGFWSATLLLGHQASIWQQQSPRGVRRWLRGSAIAACSLALFGLSHVAFGIVQKPGNYALGGGFWAPKDDPSVQLLDVVQIRQRFAASPQLMAALEAADFMFTNRYFVGGQLAMALVPLAHKPMTTFDTDLRGFAYWSKPDEWVGKDGLYLTTELFQDGEDLMQKYGDYFDTIQKVADVPLQRGGSITAVVTVYQAQHLRKPYPRPYGNS; encoded by the coding sequence GTGGAGCAAATTTACAAATGGCTGTCCGATCGTACCCATCAAGCGTTGCTGTCTGTCCTGGCTGGAGGATTGCTTTTTAGAATAGTCAGTGCGTGCTATCTCTATCCCGGCTTTGATGAGGCTTACTACTACGTTTATACGCTTTATCCCAATTTAAGTTACTTTGACCATCCTCTCCTGGTGGCTCTGACCACTGGGTTGGGGGTTTGGTTGACCGGAGCCGTGAACCAGTTCACAATCCGCATTGGGACTCTGGGTCTTTACACGGGTAGTCTAATCCTGGTGTATTTGACGGGAGCCCGGTTATTCTCCCGCCAGGCCGGATTCTTGGCGGTTGTGCTGACTTCCATCATTCCCTTTTTTGTGGTTGGCTTTGGGATTTTGACCCTGCCAGATTCCCCACTGATGTTTTTCTGGACAGCAGCATTGTATGTGGCTGCGATCGAATTCTTTCCCCAGGCAGGATTGGCCGATGCTCCTCCCCCCTACAGGCCGAGCTATCGTCTTGCTCTGCTGGGAATGCTGGTTGGGTTGGCCTGTTTAGGGAAGTACCACGGGTTTATTTTGGGGGTGAGTCTGATCGGGTTCTGCCTAACCAGTCCCCGCCATCGGATTGTGTTTTGGTCTCCCTGGACCGGGGCCAGCCTGGGTCTGTTTGGGTTGACCCTGGCGCCACTGGTGCAGTGGAATGCCCAACATGACTGGATTTCCTTCACCTTTCAGTCAGCCCGTACCGTGCCGAGCGATCGAGGCTTCAACCTGCTGGATGTCCTGCTGGTATTTCTGATGTATGTGGCCTACCTGTTTCCTACGATCGGCTTTCCCCTCTGGTGGGCCAGTTGGAAGGCCCTTTGGTCAAAACGGCTCCGGTCTGTGACTGGGGAATTGGGCCAGAAACAGGATCTGTTACTGTGGATTTCCCTCCCCCTGATGGTTGGATTCACCCTCATGGGGGGCTATAAGCAGGTGTTGCCGAGCTGGCCTATGCCTGGCTTCTGGAGTGCAACCCTCCTGCTCGGGCATCAGGCCTCGATCTGGCAGCAGCAATCTCCCCGAGGGGTGCGGCGCTGGCTGCGGGGTTCAGCGATCGCTGCCTGCAGTCTGGCTCTGTTTGGTCTTTCCCATGTCGCCTTTGGGATTGTTCAGAAGCCCGGGAACTACGCTCTTGGGGGTGGATTCTGGGCTCCCAAAGATGACCCCTCAGTGCAACTGTTGGATGTGGTACAAATTCGGCAACGCTTTGCAGCCTCACCCCAATTAATGGCAGCACTAGAAGCTGCTGATTTTATGTTCACCAATCGCTACTTTGTTGGGGGACAACTGGCGATGGCGTTGGTGCCTCTGGCCCATAAGCCCATGACGACTTTTGACACAGACTTAAGGGGATTTGCTTACTGGTCTAAACCGGATGAATGGGTAGGCAAAGATGGTCTTTACCTAACGACGGAATTGTTCCAGGACGGGGAAGATCTGATGCAAAAGTATGGGGATTACTTCGATACAATTCAAAAGGTTGCAGATGTTCCCCTACAACGGGGTGGATCGATCACAGCAGTCGTGACCGTCTATCAGGCACAACACCTGCGTAAACCCTATCCCCGGCCCTATGGAAATTCGTGA
- a CDS encoding RNA polymerase subunit sigma-70, with product MTRNLHIPSFPECNHDIVKAVAHHSDQELLTLFQRYPDQGQYFTAIFCRYSPIVYTLIQHSARSPVQADYLFALTWRHLYYELGGLDLQAHENVTLQSWLISLTAFCINQAQLPPVEAIQYSLQAAPPPLWCYMEQALDRMPPMIRLMVLMAQTFHWSETRIAAYLQAEGDVVSPAEVKARLREGYRLLEEHLPADIRKIYLDGEWEEDLNAQSDPELVSLDSGFE from the coding sequence GTGACCAGGAATCTGCATATCCCCAGTTTTCCCGAATGCAACCATGACATTGTCAAGGCTGTAGCGCATCATAGCGATCAGGAGTTATTGACCCTGTTTCAGCGCTATCCCGATCAAGGACAATACTTTACGGCCATCTTCTGTCGCTACAGTCCGATCGTCTATACCCTGATCCAGCACTCAGCCCGCTCCCCGGTTCAGGCCGACTATCTATTTGCCCTGACCTGGCGGCATCTCTATTATGAGCTGGGTGGGCTGGATTTACAGGCCCACGAAAACGTGACGCTCCAAAGTTGGCTGATCAGTTTAACCGCATTCTGTATTAACCAGGCTCAACTACCACCGGTTGAGGCGATTCAGTACTCTCTTCAAGCTGCGCCTCCCCCCCTCTGGTGTTATATGGAACAGGCCCTGGATCGCATGCCCCCCATGATTCGTCTGATGGTTTTGATGGCTCAAACCTTCCACTGGAGCGAAACTCGGATTGCTGCTTATCTGCAAGCTGAAGGAGACGTGGTCTCACCTGCAGAAGTAAAAGCTCGTTTGCGCGAAGGATATCGTCTGCTAGAGGAGCATTTACCCGCAGATATTCGTAAAATCTATTTAGATGGGGAATGGGAAGAGGATCTAAATGCTCAGTCTGATCCAGAACTCGTTTCCCTGGATTCTGGGTTTGAATAG
- a CDS encoding TrkA family potassium uptake protein: MYVLVGGAGLVGINLAQRLVELGHTISIVDIDPIACRYAREQVGAMAFEGSAVSTEILLEAGIRKADAVAAVLRNDALNLAMVTLAKHYGVPFILARMRHRDFAEPFRIAGAHRIVSTIDLAVSTMVNAIEYPEVESMMHFEQGQIEVLKLPIPNQCHVVHRTVADIAQDPRFPTGSLIIGYQPHPHADLEIPNGSTLLEPGSTILLVTKPGSLHQAIDFVEGCA; the protein is encoded by the coding sequence ATGTATGTTCTAGTAGGGGGTGCAGGTTTAGTGGGAATCAACCTGGCACAGCGCCTGGTGGAGTTGGGGCATACCATTTCGATCGTGGATATTGACCCGATTGCCTGTCGCTATGCGCGTGAGCAGGTCGGGGCTATGGCTTTTGAAGGGAGCGCGGTCAGTACCGAAATCCTGCTGGAGGCTGGCATTCGCAAGGCCGATGCGGTTGCTGCCGTCTTGCGAAATGATGCTTTAAATCTGGCTATGGTCACTCTGGCCAAGCATTATGGTGTCCCCTTCATCCTGGCCCGCATGCGCCATCGAGATTTTGCCGAACCCTTTCGCATTGCAGGGGCCCATCGGATTGTCAGCACCATTGATCTGGCAGTTTCGACCATGGTCAATGCGATCGAATATCCAGAAGTAGAATCCATGATGCACTTTGAACAAGGGCAGATTGAAGTGCTCAAACTGCCCATTCCGAACCAGTGCCATGTGGTCCACCGCACTGTCGCCGATATCGCCCAGGACCCCCGATTTCCCACAGGCTCCCTGATTATCGGGTACCAACCCCATCCCCATGCCGATCTGGAGATCCCCAATGGGAGCACCCTGCTGGAACCAGGGTCCACCATTTTGCTGGTGACCAAACCGGGATCCTTGCATCAGGCGATCGATTTTGTCGAAGGCTGTGCCTAA
- a CDS encoding HpsJ family protein, with translation MKATDIRQFAPLISLLLKLICSIMILSFIVDVLTLVTPSSVLERQWQLGFVSQLVDRGVVPLVGLSFLLVAIWIDGATGSMSSRPGPGKLVGLAAFLFASLMGLVFLLIIPFHINNAMIERDDTVKRINQEASAAENQVDVTVQQQQLQISSLLNDTQRLAELDKVIKSGQAQGRQLTPDQLTQLQKQQEELLRYKQDPTTLEKQAKQAKDRGLTKVRERKLQLEKQAQTATLKSSLRTGINSLLLAIGYIATGWIGLKGMDTGGGKQAR, from the coding sequence ATGAAAGCAACAGATATCCGCCAATTTGCGCCTCTCATTTCTCTGCTGCTGAAGCTCATCTGCAGCATTATGATTCTCTCTTTTATCGTAGATGTTCTGACTCTGGTTACGCCTTCGAGCGTACTCGAACGTCAATGGCAGTTGGGATTTGTTTCTCAACTCGTCGATCGGGGCGTGGTACCGCTGGTAGGTTTGTCTTTTCTATTAGTTGCTATTTGGATCGATGGGGCCACAGGAAGTATGTCTTCCAGACCTGGCCCCGGCAAACTCGTTGGTCTGGCTGCCTTTCTGTTTGCCAGCTTGATGGGCCTGGTTTTCCTGTTGATCATTCCCTTCCACATTAACAATGCCATGATTGAGCGGGATGATACGGTCAAACGGATTAACCAGGAAGCTTCAGCCGCTGAGAACCAGGTAGATGTTACGGTTCAGCAACAGCAGCTCCAAATTTCTAGCTTGCTGAATGATACTCAGCGTCTTGCAGAACTGGATAAAGTCATTAAAAGTGGTCAGGCTCAGGGAAGACAACTCACCCCTGACCAACTGACCCAGCTTCAGAAACAGCAGGAAGAATTGCTGCGTTATAAGCAAGATCCGACCACATTGGAGAAACAGGCGAAACAAGCCAAGGATCGAGGCTTAACCAAAGTTCGTGAGCGTAAACTCCAGTTGGAGAAGCAAGCTCAGACAGCCACATTAAAATCCAGCCTCCGGACCGGGATCAATAGTCTCTTACTGGCCATTGGATATATCGCAACTGGATGGATCGGACTCAAAGGGATGGATACTGGCGGAGGCAAACAGGCTCGTTAG
- a CDS encoding FecR domain-containing protein: MVTQPSPAFFGQHGRGFAYLIALCLMGGAIGVAPGQAAEVTRAEITKILDSPQVYIQEHPAKLKDIARSGERVRTAQARAQLTFNTGAIARLTANSSLTVNTQCAQLRQGIILVSGAVNVCTQTIVTGVRGTTYTIEADDQKQITVIKVYEGKVMVSPLPAATDDRKALFRSTNFLLRSQPLMAQNPSAPKQVAAFTLNEGEEAIIDLSQGKVTQQNMSWSKEYQEELLEGPFLKGYTEPLPTRQNLYDAIQRLFPGMTLSPENQQALGPVKVPIVQRYCQQLLSLYKTNLQLAVKEGWKPPQPPSSGRWITLLEYRISRDLKISNMAVVKSSGYPALDQSAIQRVFALEGQLRPLPSCLPGSSLFINHRFELNFQSGLSPL, encoded by the coding sequence ATGGTGACTCAACCCAGTCCAGCGTTTTTCGGCCAGCACGGCAGGGGTTTTGCCTATTTGATAGCGCTCTGCTTGATGGGTGGGGCGATCGGGGTTGCCCCAGGACAGGCCGCCGAAGTGACGCGGGCAGAAATCACCAAAATCTTAGATAGTCCTCAGGTTTACATTCAGGAACATCCGGCCAAACTCAAGGATATTGCCCGGTCAGGGGAACGAGTCCGCACAGCACAGGCCCGAGCCCAGTTGACTTTCAATACGGGAGCCATCGCTCGTCTGACGGCAAATTCTTCCCTGACAGTTAATACCCAATGTGCCCAGCTCCGCCAAGGCATTATTCTAGTGAGTGGAGCGGTAAATGTCTGTACACAAACGATCGTCACGGGTGTCCGAGGTACCACTTATACGATCGAGGCTGATGATCAGAAGCAAATCACGGTGATTAAGGTCTATGAGGGCAAGGTGATGGTTTCTCCTTTGCCAGCCGCCACGGATGATCGCAAGGCGTTGTTCCGTAGCACCAACTTTTTGCTCCGATCTCAACCCCTCATGGCCCAAAACCCATCTGCTCCCAAGCAGGTGGCAGCCTTCACCTTAAATGAGGGGGAGGAGGCCATCATTGACCTGTCCCAGGGCAAGGTCACGCAACAGAACATGAGCTGGAGCAAAGAGTATCAAGAAGAGTTGCTGGAAGGGCCTTTCCTTAAGGGTTACACAGAACCGCTCCCTACCCGACAAAACCTCTATGACGCCATTCAAAGACTCTTTCCTGGTATGACGCTCAGCCCTGAAAACCAGCAGGCCTTAGGCCCTGTTAAGGTTCCGATCGTCCAGCGCTATTGTCAGCAATTGCTATCCCTCTACAAAACCAATCTGCAGCTTGCGGTCAAAGAAGGGTGGAAGCCCCCTCAGCCGCCTAGCTCTGGACGGTGGATTACCTTGCTGGAATATCGGATTTCCAGAGATTTGAAAATTAGCAATATGGCTGTTGTCAAGTCTAGCGGCTACCCTGCCCTCGATCAGTCCGCCATTCAACGGGTGTTCGCATTAGAGGGGCAACTCCGTCCATTACCCAGTTGCCTGCCCGGCTCTTCCCTGTTTATCAACCATCGCTTTGAGTTGAATTTCCAGTCAGGACTCTCTCCCCTTTAA
- a CDS encoding PEP-CTERM sorting domain-containing protein, which produces MRSLVVSALLSVTGAFYLLSNGVQSASAGTLYNGWNYSIDAFGDGSPDSALSSIYDIKGIAIKKDGGKVYVAISGNTLLGGMEKDKAGGTIGWGDLFFNFTGKSFADANKNGQLFGVHFADANDSGVDALGLYSGVKALDKVTYKDANGKNQTTTVTALNNGYANLNSYYNNSGGKWYKEGTQGDLQDKADTDAYYGNGNQILPVIGTGTKIGDINLLSATELTAQGINFGHFNANPVQKTQTKQKVTTILNNPQIFGFMFDESLLPSSNYIANIFLECGNDGVAIKVPEPSAMAGLAVLGLSAGLGLRKRRRGVVA; this is translated from the coding sequence ATGCGTTCCCTGGTTGTTTCGGCATTGTTGAGTGTAACTGGTGCATTCTACCTACTGTCAAATGGCGTTCAGTCTGCCAGTGCCGGTACTCTCTACAACGGTTGGAATTACAGCATTGATGCCTTCGGAGATGGCTCCCCAGATTCTGCTCTGAGCTCTATCTACGATATCAAAGGGATTGCGATTAAAAAAGATGGCGGTAAGGTGTATGTTGCAATTAGTGGCAACACGTTGCTGGGAGGGATGGAAAAGGACAAGGCCGGTGGCACGATCGGTTGGGGCGATCTGTTCTTCAACTTTACGGGTAAGAGCTTTGCTGATGCAAATAAGAACGGTCAGCTTTTCGGTGTTCACTTTGCCGATGCAAATGACTCTGGTGTGGACGCACTTGGCCTCTATAGCGGCGTCAAGGCTCTTGATAAAGTCACCTATAAGGATGCAAACGGTAAAAACCAAACTACGACGGTGACCGCCTTAAACAACGGCTATGCTAACCTGAACAGCTACTACAACAATAGCGGTGGCAAGTGGTATAAGGAGGGCACTCAGGGAGATCTGCAAGATAAAGCGGATACTGATGCCTACTACGGCAATGGTAATCAGATTCTGCCGGTCATCGGCACCGGGACAAAAATTGGGGATATCAACCTCCTTAGTGCCACAGAGCTGACAGCTCAGGGAATTAATTTTGGCCATTTCAATGCCAATCCGGTGCAGAAAACCCAGACAAAGCAGAAGGTGACAACAATTCTGAATAATCCGCAGATCTTCGGGTTTATGTTCGATGAATCCCTCCTGCCGTCCAGTAACTATATTGCCAACATCTTCCTGGAGTGTGGCAATGATGGGGTAGCCATCAAGGTCCCTGAACCCTCCGCCATGGCGGGTCTGGCTGTTTTGGGTCTGAGCGCAGGGCTGGGCCTGCGGAAGCGCCGCCGTGGGGTTGTTGCGTAG
- the pgl gene encoding 6-phosphogluconolactonase, giving the protein MNGIVGIVVFQDIPTEMERTIEVLSNQTDLIQRAFSLALAKIETAIEERGLCTIALAGGSTPKPLYEAMAEQILPWDKIHVFWGDERYVPPNHPDSNQAMARRTWLDRVPIPATNIHPIPTDEADPAIAAMKHEAELRLFFGDDKNIPTIDLILLGMGDDGHTASLFPHTEALQVQERLVTVGNKDGQPRITFTVPLINQARCVMFIVAGAGKQAALAQIFSPVADPMAYPARLIQPQRELWWLLDEAAGQQFKAASS; this is encoded by the coding sequence ATGAACGGTATTGTTGGTATTGTGGTTTTTCAGGATATCCCTACCGAGATGGAAAGAACGATAGAGGTCCTAAGCAATCAGACTGACTTGATTCAGAGAGCCTTCTCTCTGGCTCTGGCTAAAATAGAAACGGCAATTGAGGAGAGGGGGCTCTGCACGATCGCACTGGCTGGTGGGAGTACGCCTAAACCGCTCTATGAGGCAATGGCTGAGCAGATCCTACCCTGGGATAAAATCCACGTCTTTTGGGGGGATGAACGCTATGTTCCCCCCAATCACCCGGACAGTAATCAGGCGATGGCTCGACGGACTTGGTTGGATCGAGTTCCAATCCCGGCTACCAATATCCACCCCATACCGACTGATGAGGCAGACCCCGCGATCGCAGCAATGAAACATGAAGCTGAGCTGCGGCTGTTCTTTGGTGATGATAAAAATATTCCCACCATAGATCTGATCCTGTTAGGGATGGGAGATGATGGTCATACAGCTTCATTATTTCCCCATACTGAAGCTCTGCAGGTTCAGGAGCGTTTGGTTACAGTGGGTAACAAGGATGGGCAACCCCGAATTACCTTTACAGTACCATTGATTAACCAGGCCCGCTGCGTTATGTTCATCGTGGCTGGGGCTGGTAAACAAGCTGCTTTAGCACAGATTTTTTCTCCTGTGGCCGATCCGATGGCTTACCCTGCGCGGTTAATTCAACCCCAGAGAGAGCTCTGGTGGTTACTTGATGAAGCTGCTGGACAACAGTTCAAAGCAGCTTCGTCCTGA